The following are encoded in a window of Desulfatiglans sp. genomic DNA:
- a CDS encoding TlpA family protein disulfide reductase encodes MEEKDIETQPTKKAKLRIILFIPIAIIALAVFVALQHKSPSTVEIDIPHTPNGPVAPDFSLPDLDGRMISLNAYKGKVVIVNIWATWCPPCVAEIPSLEKLYTMFKDEGLELLAVSVDKEGKRVVESFIKKKNIRFPVLLDPDGRVSALYRTRGVPESFIVKKDGTIDNKIEGAINWTSPKVIEYFQKLLKE; translated from the coding sequence AAGGCAAAATTAAGGATAATCCTCTTTATTCCAATAGCAATAATAGCATTAGCAGTCTTTGTGGCGCTCCAACATAAGTCTCCTTCCACAGTTGAGATTGATATACCCCATACCCCAAATGGGCCTGTTGCCCCGGACTTTTCACTCCCTGATCTTGACGGCAGGATGATCAGCCTGAACGCATATAAAGGCAAGGTGGTGATTGTGAATATCTGGGCAACATGGTGCCCGCCATGTGTAGCCGAGATACCATCACTGGAAAAACTCTACACAATGTTTAAGGATGAAGGGCTTGAACTCCTGGCAGTGAGTGTGGATAAAGAGGGGAAAAGAGTAGTTGAATCATTCATTAAAAAAAAGAACATCCGTTTTCCTGTGCTCCTTGACCCGGATGGCCGTGTTTCAGCTTTATACCGGACAAGAGGTGTCCCCGAGAGCTTTATAGTAAAAAAGGATGGCACAATTGACAATAAGATTGAAGGGGCTATTAACTGGACATCGCCAAAGGTTATTGAATATTTCCAGAAACTGCTTAAGGAATAA